From the genome of Paraburkholderia aromaticivorans, one region includes:
- a CDS encoding acyltransferase family protein, with translation MQNLKPATSSDASRQLSHPRDNFDAIRLIAALIVVYGHAFPLSGVASPNILGNEVQTLAVKVFFVISGYLVIESWRRDPSPYRYLWRRCLRIFPGLFVCVVLSAFVLGPLVTWLPLKEYLANEWTRRYLGNIVLYPSYALPGVFDKITYPNAVNGSLWTLPVEFSMYLLCPLVVLWGRGEKLRILIATVILCAAGLYLVRFARPAHQIVFYATDVVSALDAAPYFFLGASWRILAPQKAYNLQAALLAVLMLAAIPQGTITYEIGLYLVLPYAILSFSLAKPAVFGWTGRFGDFSYGVYIYGFVVQQTVSYLVNAGGRPYVNFLISVVPTLVLSVISWHLIEKKFLLLKPKKRRAAATALATP, from the coding sequence ATGCAGAATCTGAAGCCCGCCACCAGTTCCGACGCGTCTCGCCAGCTTTCCCATCCGCGCGACAACTTCGATGCCATCCGCCTCATCGCGGCGTTGATCGTGGTGTACGGCCATGCGTTTCCGCTGAGCGGTGTGGCAAGCCCGAACATTCTCGGCAACGAAGTGCAGACGCTCGCAGTCAAGGTGTTCTTCGTGATCAGCGGTTATCTCGTGATCGAGAGCTGGCGCCGCGATCCCTCGCCCTATCGCTATCTGTGGCGCCGCTGCCTGCGCATTTTCCCGGGACTGTTCGTCTGCGTCGTGCTCAGCGCGTTCGTGCTCGGGCCGCTCGTTACGTGGCTGCCGCTCAAGGAATACCTTGCGAACGAGTGGACGCGCCGCTATCTGGGAAACATCGTACTGTACCCGTCTTACGCGTTGCCGGGCGTCTTCGACAAGATCACCTATCCGAATGCCGTCAACGGTTCGCTGTGGACCCTGCCGGTCGAGTTCTCGATGTACCTCCTCTGCCCGCTCGTCGTCCTGTGGGGTCGCGGCGAGAAACTGCGCATCCTCATCGCGACCGTCATCCTGTGCGCTGCGGGATTGTATCTGGTGCGCTTCGCCCGCCCCGCCCACCAGATCGTTTTTTACGCGACCGATGTGGTGTCCGCCCTCGATGCAGCGCCGTACTTCTTCCTCGGCGCGAGTTGGCGCATTCTGGCGCCACAGAAGGCCTACAACCTGCAGGCCGCCCTGCTCGCGGTGCTGATGCTGGCTGCGATTCCCCAAGGCACGATCACCTACGAGATCGGACTCTATCTCGTGCTGCCCTACGCCATTCTGTCGTTTTCGCTCGCCAAACCGGCAGTATTCGGATGGACCGGGCGCTTCGGCGACTTCTCGTACGGCGTTTATATCTACGGTTTCGTCGTTCAGCAGACCGTCTCGTATCTGGTCAACGCTGGCGGGCGACCATACGTCAATTTCCTCATCTCGGTAGTGCCGACGCTTGTGCTCTCCGTGATCTCGTGGCATCTGATCGAGAAGAAATTCCTCCTGCTCAAGCCGAAGAAGCGCCGCGCCGCCGCGACTGCTCTGGCGACGCCCTGA
- a CDS encoding glycosyltransferase, whose translation MLNQGPVPQGACALDTAPLLSVSIVVYRPDLAMLERTLETLAAALRRLLLAEKTPLYLIDNGAPEETARVPAAARREPFELHEIRGQGNVGYGRGHNLALEQMRSRYHLVLNPDIELNENALREALDFLEAHREAGLLTPLIRNGNGEQAFLCRRFPSVLDLFVRGFVAAPLRRPFARRLDWYEMRDVMDAGRVFWDPPIVSGCFMLFRTDTLKRLEGFDPRYFLYFEDYDLSLRTRKLARVVFVPGVEVVHHGGGAATKGRKHIMLFARSAWTFFRRFGWKWL comes from the coding sequence ATGTTGAATCAAGGCCCCGTTCCACAAGGCGCGTGCGCGCTGGACACGGCGCCGCTGTTGAGCGTGTCGATCGTGGTCTATCGACCGGATCTGGCGATGCTCGAACGCACGCTGGAGACGCTTGCGGCTGCTCTCCGCCGCTTGCTGCTCGCGGAGAAAACGCCGCTCTATCTCATCGATAACGGTGCGCCGGAAGAAACGGCGCGAGTTCCTGCCGCCGCGCGACGCGAACCGTTCGAATTACACGAGATTCGCGGCCAGGGGAACGTCGGCTACGGACGCGGCCACAATCTCGCGCTCGAACAGATGCGCAGCCGTTATCACCTAGTGCTGAATCCCGATATCGAACTGAACGAGAACGCGCTGCGCGAGGCGCTGGACTTTCTCGAAGCGCATCGCGAGGCGGGCCTGCTCACGCCGCTGATTCGCAATGGGAACGGCGAACAGGCGTTCCTGTGCCGGCGTTTTCCGTCGGTGCTGGATCTGTTCGTGCGCGGTTTTGTGGCCGCCCCGCTGCGGCGTCCGTTCGCGCGGCGGCTGGATTGGTACGAGATGCGCGACGTGATGGACGCGGGCCGTGTGTTCTGGGATCCGCCCATCGTCAGCGGCTGCTTCATGCTGTTTCGCACCGACACGCTCAAGCGCCTCGAAGGCTTCGATCCGCGTTACTTCCTGTACTTCGAGGACTACGACCTCAGCCTGCGCACTCGCAAGCTCGCGCGCGTCGTGTTCGTGCCCGGTGTCGAAGTGGTCCACCACGGTGGCGGCGCGGCGACGAAGGGACGAAAGCACATCATGCTGTTCGCACGTTCGGCCTGGACCTTCTTCCGGCGCTTCGGCTGGAAGTGGTTGTGA
- a CDS encoding glycosyltransferase family 2 protein: MNQHDTQLQGAASLRIQSILYGNTQQHVDQSLASLGRAVELAISSGALSKVQMAFGDCSPDPVFTDEEIEERRKRFEAQGLGDIQYEFYDKNLGSAAGHNRLLEGLNSELVLILNPDTVVAPDLFIELVKPMRERQRVAVVEARQVPIEHPKDYSVASGETGWVTTACALVTAAVAKEVNGFDSESFFLYCDDVDFSWRIRLAGYKLVFQPSAVIFHDKRLSQEGKWIVGAAEEYFSAEAAMMLSYKYSRADLADRIERQLLDAGSESEKKAARKFQSLKESGKLPVQIDADHKVAQFIDGFYSKHRF; this comes from the coding sequence TTGAACCAACACGACACCCAACTACAAGGCGCGGCCTCGCTGCGCATCCAGTCGATTCTCTACGGGAACACGCAGCAGCACGTCGATCAATCGCTCGCGAGCCTCGGGCGTGCCGTGGAACTGGCGATTTCGTCGGGCGCCTTGTCGAAAGTGCAGATGGCGTTCGGCGATTGTTCGCCCGACCCTGTCTTCACCGACGAAGAGATCGAGGAGCGCCGCAAACGCTTTGAGGCGCAAGGTCTCGGCGACATTCAATACGAGTTTTATGACAAGAATCTGGGCTCGGCCGCCGGTCACAACCGTCTGCTCGAGGGCCTCAATTCCGAACTCGTGCTGATCCTGAATCCGGATACGGTCGTCGCGCCCGACCTTTTCATCGAACTGGTCAAGCCGATGCGCGAGCGTCAGCGCGTGGCTGTCGTCGAAGCGCGTCAGGTTCCGATCGAGCATCCGAAGGACTACAGCGTCGCGAGCGGCGAGACGGGTTGGGTGACGACGGCGTGCGCGCTGGTGACGGCCGCCGTCGCCAAGGAGGTGAATGGGTTCGACTCAGAGTCGTTCTTCCTCTATTGCGACGACGTGGACTTCTCTTGGCGCATCCGGCTCGCCGGCTACAAGCTGGTGTTCCAGCCGTCGGCGGTCATCTTCCACGACAAGCGCCTGTCTCAGGAAGGCAAGTGGATCGTGGGCGCGGCGGAAGAGTACTTCTCGGCCGAAGCCGCGATGATGCTGAGCTACAAATACTCGCGCGCGGATCTCGCCGATCGCATCGAGCGGCAGTTGCTCGACGCCGGCAGCGAATCGGAAAAGAAAGCGGCGCGTAAATTCCAGTCGCTGAAAGAGAGCGGCAAGTTGCCGGTGCAGATCGATGCGGATCACAAGGTCGCGCAATTCATCGATGGCTTTTACAGCAAACATAGATTCTGA
- a CDS encoding NAD-dependent epimerase/dehydratase family protein: protein MSDQNTLPYFAGKRILVTGGAGFIGCAIAALLAPEAARYVVMDNLHPQVHKTQTRPEALHERAELMVGDVTVPADWDRVFAEFRPEVIVHLAAETGTGQSLTEASRHGLVNVVGTTQMTDAVGRHRIAMQHVLLTSSRAVYGEGAWRTADRQITYPGQRGHAQLEAAQWDFPGLVSLPSSVANTIPHPTSVYGATKLAQEHILAAWSLSMKVPLSILRLQNVYGPGQSLTNSYTGIVALFSRLAREKKSIPLYEDGDVTRDFVSIRDVASAIVAALAAPPAASQYFDVGSGVATSIHTLASLIADYYGAPAPQVNGQFRDGDVRHAACDLSSTLASLRWTPQVKLDAGLAELQDWIASEENKQA from the coding sequence ATGAGCGATCAGAACACACTGCCGTACTTTGCCGGCAAGCGCATTCTCGTGACGGGCGGCGCGGGTTTCATCGGCTGCGCGATCGCGGCACTGCTCGCGCCCGAGGCGGCGCGATACGTGGTAATGGACAACTTGCATCCGCAGGTGCACAAGACGCAGACGCGTCCCGAGGCGCTGCATGAGCGCGCTGAGCTGATGGTCGGCGACGTCACCGTGCCCGCCGATTGGGACAGGGTATTTGCGGAGTTCCGGCCCGAGGTCATCGTACATCTGGCGGCGGAGACCGGCACCGGGCAGTCGCTGACCGAGGCGAGCCGCCACGGTCTCGTGAACGTGGTCGGCACGACGCAGATGACCGACGCCGTGGGCCGTCACAGAATCGCGATGCAACATGTGCTGCTGACCAGCAGTCGCGCCGTCTACGGCGAAGGCGCGTGGCGCACGGCGGATCGCCAGATTACCTATCCCGGGCAGCGCGGTCACGCGCAACTTGAGGCGGCGCAGTGGGATTTCCCCGGCTTGGTGTCGCTGCCGTCGAGCGTCGCGAATACAATCCCGCATCCTACCAGCGTGTACGGCGCGACCAAGCTGGCGCAGGAGCATATCCTTGCGGCATGGTCCCTGTCGATGAAGGTGCCACTCTCGATCCTGCGTCTGCAGAACGTCTACGGCCCGGGCCAGTCGCTCACCAACTCGTACACGGGCATCGTCGCGCTGTTCTCGCGGCTCGCGCGCGAGAAGAAGTCCATTCCGCTTTATGAGGACGGCGATGTCACGCGCGACTTTGTGTCGATCCGCGATGTCGCCTCCGCGATCGTCGCGGCACTGGCGGCGCCGCCGGCGGCCAGCCAGTATTTCGATGTCGGCTCGGGTGTCGCGACCTCCATTCACACGCTCGCTTCGCTGATCGCCGATTATTACGGCGCGCCTGCGCCGCAGGTGAACGGCCAGTTCCGCGATGGCGACGTCCGCCATGCCGCCTGCGACCTGTCGAGCACGCTCGCCAGCCTGCGCTGGACGCCGCAGGTCAAGCTCGACGCGGGCCTCGCGGAATTGCAGGACTGGATCGCCAGCGAAGAAAACAAACAGGCTTAG
- a CDS encoding methyltransferase domain-containing protein, with protein MSNAYDHPYESGTVYSRVVELLHVHAGTGGVHLDIGCGYGPIAEPVRETGLTYVGLDLDGTRLQALDERGFETHAIDLLDEHAAIATLRAALGDRTLASISMIDTLEHITNGPQFLNALRNFAENRAALFVIAVPNVAHRDLGAKLLAGRWDYTVEGLLDHTHVIHHTDRLLNAMMSSAGWTEVARADFQRQRSDQYFPRFDPLVSDATPLNRYLSQIREAADDFSSINELVRAYLPGPRKVAPLVVEPVEERPFLSIVMRTQGRRLASFRDLLLALTAQTSRDFELIVIPHRVEFELQKRIERIVEDMPEAIRNRSRIVPCDRGGRTTPLNFGFELARGHYITILDDDEMIFAHWVETFQKMAEKSPGRMLRTVAVEQDIAETADTAAGGKGYAVVGAIRHPFPGTYDFYAHLHQNYSPPVAMSFPRAVFHELGLRFDESLNTAEDWDFELRCLFMCGVEASPEITCIYHKWKKGESSYSIHSQSDWERDYHMILAKIDRQYHVFPPGTIKLINDQRKWIIKLENDIAYMSRTKSAKRSVLELLHRHPALLTFASRSNKVARQIGRGIVRRLR; from the coding sequence ATGAGTAACGCATACGACCATCCTTACGAATCCGGCACCGTCTATAGTCGCGTGGTTGAGCTTCTACACGTGCATGCCGGCACCGGCGGCGTTCATCTCGATATCGGCTGCGGATACGGCCCGATCGCTGAACCGGTGCGCGAAACGGGGTTGACCTATGTCGGCCTCGATCTCGACGGCACCCGTTTGCAAGCGCTCGACGAGCGGGGCTTCGAGACCCACGCGATTGATCTGTTGGATGAGCACGCGGCCATCGCGACCCTGCGCGCCGCGTTGGGCGACCGCACGCTTGCATCGATCAGCATGATCGACACGCTCGAGCACATCACCAATGGACCGCAGTTTCTGAACGCGCTCCGAAACTTCGCGGAGAATCGCGCGGCGCTGTTCGTGATCGCGGTGCCAAACGTCGCGCACCGCGATCTCGGCGCGAAGCTCCTTGCCGGCCGCTGGGACTATACCGTCGAAGGACTACTTGACCACACACACGTCATTCACCACACCGACCGTTTGCTAAACGCGATGATGTCGAGCGCGGGCTGGACGGAAGTGGCGCGCGCGGACTTCCAACGTCAGCGTAGCGATCAGTATTTCCCGAGGTTCGATCCGCTTGTATCGGACGCCACGCCGCTGAATCGTTACCTCAGCCAGATTCGCGAGGCCGCCGACGATTTCTCGTCGATCAACGAACTGGTGCGCGCGTATTTGCCGGGCCCGCGCAAGGTGGCGCCGCTTGTCGTCGAACCCGTCGAGGAGCGTCCGTTCCTCTCCATCGTGATGCGTACACAAGGGCGCCGGCTCGCGAGCTTCCGCGATCTGCTGCTGGCGCTCACGGCACAGACGTCGCGGGACTTCGAGCTGATCGTGATTCCGCACAGGGTGGAATTCGAGTTGCAGAAGCGCATCGAGCGCATCGTCGAGGACATGCCCGAAGCCATTCGCAACCGTTCGCGCATCGTGCCGTGCGATCGCGGCGGCCGTACCACGCCGCTCAATTTCGGCTTCGAGTTGGCGCGAGGTCACTACATCACGATTCTCGACGACGACGAAATGATCTTCGCCCACTGGGTGGAGACGTTCCAGAAAATGGCCGAGAAGTCGCCGGGCCGCATGCTGCGTACGGTGGCGGTGGAGCAGGACATCGCCGAGACGGCGGACACCGCAGCGGGCGGCAAGGGTTACGCGGTAGTGGGCGCGATTCGTCATCCGTTCCCGGGGACGTATGACTTCTACGCGCATCTGCATCAGAATTACTCGCCCCCCGTGGCGATGTCGTTTCCGCGAGCCGTGTTCCACGAGTTGGGCTTGCGCTTCGATGAGTCGCTCAATACCGCTGAGGACTGGGATTTCGAACTGCGCTGCCTGTTCATGTGCGGCGTCGAGGCGTCGCCCGAGATCACCTGCATCTATCACAAGTGGAAGAAGGGTGAGTCGTCGTACTCGATCCATTCGCAAAGCGATTGGGAGCGCGACTATCACATGATCCTGGCCAAGATCGACCGGCAATATCACGTGTTCCCGCCCGGCACGATCAAGCTCATCAACGATCAGCGCAAGTGGATCATCAAGCTCGAGAACGACATCGCGTACATGAGCCGCACGAAGTCCGCGAAGCGCTCGGTGCTCGAGCTCCTGCATCGTCATCCGGCGCTGCTGACGTTCGCGTCGCGCTCGAACAAGGTGGCGCGACAGATCGGGCGAGGCATTGTGAGGCGCTTGCGTTGA
- a CDS encoding UDP-glucose 4-epimerase family protein: protein MTSRIAITGANGFVGRALTRTLRDAGMQPVGIVRDGATHEQGDETVRIASLDAITPDAFACADSVIHLAARVHVMRDAATDPLAAFRATNVDGTLKVAEAAMRAGVKRFVFVSSIKALAELDSGRPLNETDERHPPDPYGVSKAEAEVMLQDYGALVGLEIAVIRPPLVYGPQVRANFFALMHAIARGMPLPIGAVAARRSMVYVDNLVSALVACATHPDAANQLFHVTDGEDASVAELARRLGQHLKRPARLVPVPPGVLKMAGCLTGKADQIDRLTGSLRVDSTHIRDVLGWSPPFSLDAGLAATAAWYLASRPAASGRTD, encoded by the coding sequence ATGACCTCGCGCATCGCCATCACCGGCGCCAACGGCTTCGTCGGGCGCGCGCTCACGCGCACCCTGCGTGATGCCGGCATGCAGCCGGTCGGAATCGTGCGCGATGGCGCGACGCACGAGCAGGGCGACGAGACGGTGCGCATCGCATCGCTCGACGCGATTACGCCCGATGCCTTCGCCTGCGCCGATTCAGTGATCCATCTCGCGGCCCGCGTCCACGTGATGCGCGACGCGGCCACCGATCCGCTTGCTGCCTTCCGCGCCACCAACGTCGACGGCACGCTGAAAGTTGCCGAAGCCGCGATGCGCGCCGGAGTGAAGCGCTTCGTCTTCGTGAGCAGCATCAAAGCGCTCGCGGAGCTCGACTCTGGCAGGCCACTCAATGAAACCGACGAGCGTCATCCTCCCGATCCGTACGGCGTATCGAAAGCGGAAGCCGAAGTGATGCTGCAAGACTATGGCGCACTCGTGGGCCTGGAGATCGCGGTGATTCGTCCTCCGCTCGTCTACGGACCGCAGGTCCGTGCAAACTTCTTTGCATTGATGCATGCGATTGCCAGAGGCATGCCGCTGCCGATCGGCGCGGTCGCTGCGCGTCGGAGCATGGTCTATGTGGACAATCTTGTGAGCGCGCTCGTCGCTTGCGCGACGCATCCGGATGCCGCAAATCAACTGTTTCACGTGACTGATGGCGAAGACGCGAGCGTCGCGGAACTGGCGCGCCGTCTCGGTCAGCATCTGAAGCGACCTGCGCGGCTTGTACCCGTGCCGCCCGGCGTGCTAAAGATGGCGGGGTGCCTGACTGGAAAGGCCGACCAGATCGATCGGCTGACGGGCAGCCTGCGCGTCGATTCGACCCATATCCGCGATGTGCTGGGCTGGTCGCCCCCGTTTTCGCTGGACGCAGGGCTGGCTGCCACGGCCGCATGGTATCTCGCGTCACGACCCGCCGCCTCGGGGCGCACGGATTAA
- a CDS encoding MraY family glycosyltransferase — translation MVHPVFPFLIDSPWISAACVAAVSLAACALILLTLLRTGLAWRLATDVPNERSLHTLPTPRVGGWGIVPVVVVATLIVAPHLWLATLCAALLAAVSQIDDRRGLPARVRFAAHLAAVAIFVWAHPAPVPLWLLAALSFLLLWLVNLYNFMDGADGLAGGMTLFGFAGYAIGAAITAHPSPELSLASAAAAGAAAGFLVFNFHPAKVFLGDAGSIPLGFLAGAFGYWGWGDGVWPIWFPALVFSPFIGDASVTLLRRLLRGEKIWQAHREHYYQRMVQFGLGHSKTAILWYAVMATGIVLALSLLDWPSAVQWCSVGAWVIVLVLIGIGVDSRWRRFRIAESEQPEV, via the coding sequence ATGGTCCACCCGGTGTTTCCTTTCTTAATCGATTCTCCATGGATCTCGGCCGCGTGTGTTGCGGCGGTTTCGCTCGCGGCCTGTGCGTTGATTCTCCTGACGTTGCTGCGTACCGGCCTCGCATGGCGTCTCGCGACCGATGTCCCGAACGAACGTTCGCTACACACGCTTCCGACGCCACGGGTGGGCGGCTGGGGCATCGTTCCGGTGGTGGTCGTGGCGACCCTGATCGTCGCGCCGCACCTCTGGCTTGCTACGCTGTGCGCCGCATTGCTGGCCGCCGTCTCGCAGATCGATGACCGGCGCGGATTGCCCGCGCGGGTCAGGTTCGCGGCGCACCTCGCCGCCGTGGCGATCTTCGTCTGGGCGCACCCGGCGCCCGTGCCGCTCTGGCTGCTTGCGGCCCTGTCATTTTTACTGCTGTGGCTCGTCAATCTTTACAACTTCATGGACGGCGCGGACGGGCTCGCCGGCGGCATGACGCTGTTTGGCTTCGCGGGGTACGCGATCGGCGCCGCAATCACCGCGCATCCGTCGCCGGAACTCAGTCTCGCGTCGGCGGCCGCGGCGGGCGCCGCGGCCGGCTTTCTGGTCTTCAACTTTCACCCCGCGAAGGTCTTCCTCGGCGACGCCGGCTCGATTCCACTCGGTTTTCTGGCGGGCGCGTTCGGCTATTGGGGCTGGGGCGACGGCGTCTGGCCGATCTGGTTTCCCGCCCTGGTGTTTTCGCCGTTCATCGGCGATGCGTCGGTCACGCTCCTGCGACGGCTGTTGCGCGGCGAGAAGATCTGGCAGGCACACCGCGAACACTACTATCAACGCATGGTCCAGTTCGGGCTCGGGCATTCGAAGACAGCCATCCTGTGGTATGCGGTCATGGCGACTGGTATAGTACTTGCTCTAAGCTTGCTTGACTGGCCTTCCGCCGTTCAATGGTGTAGCGTTGGCGCTTGGGTGATCGTGCTGGTATTGATAGGTATCGGAGTCGATTCACGCTGGCGTCGATTCCGGATAGCAGAATCCGAACAACCTGAGGTGTGA
- a CDS encoding glycosyltransferase family 2 protein, with product MTAIDPALEGSLTDAWLATGQAVDISLVVYRNTVEEVERLLDSIARQTIAARLLPHVRIRNNDRALAEQWETLAMRRNASSSSGVSVSVTHSAENLGFGRAHNANIALGDAPFVLVLNPDLELFPDALEELLAEVEPNTKVAAWEMRQTPFEHPKDYDPSFLTTSWVSGAAVLFRRDAFDAVGGFDERIFLYGEDVDLSWRLRASGYALKYVPRAAVVHWTYATSGEVKLAQIFNGIYASLCLRARFGTWRDIAAGLGLSLVELSGIRKLPRGRRATLDSLRRFARSLNYFRSSGATWRERGFRGEFLLWNYGRRRLGTFHRFATAPLAKDAWPLVSVIVRTHARADLLRYALLSIAHQTYPNIEAVVVEDGAPTARAMIEAEFTSRLAIRYEATVEPVGRSAAGNRALAMARGAWLCFLDDDDQLYADHIEVLMTAAAEHGVNAAYGAADFVPSTVRHDAQGRLVIEEGEPYTHFRLFSQIAMWQENLVPIQSVVFKRELYERHGGFDESMDQLEDWLLWTRYALDGDFHAVRKTTSRARVPQSHGLAVTRQHKLHQSYERVVEMQKSMRITLSPRDVVEMVDEQVRSQSLLYISRRGARRFAAKYPILTRVFGSQSRLSFMLRTVSRRLNQFRQK from the coding sequence GTGACGGCGATCGATCCTGCCCTCGAGGGCTCGCTCACTGACGCGTGGCTGGCCACCGGGCAGGCGGTAGACATCTCGCTGGTTGTCTACCGCAACACGGTAGAGGAGGTCGAGCGCCTGCTCGACAGCATTGCGCGGCAGACGATCGCCGCGCGGCTCTTACCGCATGTGCGCATCCGCAATAACGACCGCGCGCTTGCGGAGCAATGGGAGACGCTGGCCATGCGGCGCAACGCGTCGTCGTCGAGCGGCGTCTCCGTTTCGGTGACGCACTCCGCCGAGAATCTCGGCTTCGGCCGCGCGCACAACGCGAACATCGCGCTTGGCGACGCGCCCTTTGTGCTAGTGCTCAATCCGGATCTCGAACTGTTCCCGGACGCGCTCGAGGAATTGCTCGCCGAAGTCGAGCCGAACACGAAGGTCGCCGCGTGGGAAATGCGGCAGACCCCCTTTGAGCATCCGAAAGACTACGATCCTTCCTTTCTGACGACGAGTTGGGTCAGCGGTGCGGCAGTATTGTTCCGGCGGGATGCGTTCGACGCAGTCGGCGGTTTCGACGAGCGAATCTTTTTATACGGCGAGGACGTTGACCTCTCTTGGCGGCTGCGCGCGAGTGGCTACGCGCTCAAATACGTGCCACGCGCCGCCGTCGTGCATTGGACCTATGCGACAAGCGGCGAAGTGAAGCTCGCGCAGATTTTCAACGGCATCTACGCGTCGCTGTGTTTGCGTGCGCGTTTCGGCACCTGGCGGGATATCGCTGCTGGTCTTGGGCTGTCGCTGGTCGAACTGAGCGGCATCCGCAAGCTGCCGCGCGGCCGCCGAGCGACGCTCGATAGCCTGCGGCGATTCGCGCGATCACTGAATTACTTCCGGTCCAGCGGCGCGACGTGGCGCGAACGCGGCTTTCGGGGCGAATTCCTGCTGTGGAACTATGGCCGCCGCCGCCTCGGCACGTTTCATCGGTTTGCCACCGCGCCGCTCGCGAAGGACGCGTGGCCGCTCGTCAGCGTGATCGTGCGCACGCACGCGCGCGCGGACCTGTTGCGTTACGCACTCCTTTCCATTGCGCACCAGACATACCCGAACATCGAGGCCGTGGTAGTGGAGGATGGGGCGCCCACCGCGCGGGCGATGATCGAAGCCGAATTCACTTCGCGCCTGGCGATCCGCTACGAGGCTACCGTCGAGCCGGTCGGACGCAGCGCGGCCGGCAATCGCGCGCTGGCGATGGCGCGCGGCGCATGGTTGTGTTTCCTCGACGATGATGACCAACTCTACGCGGATCACATCGAGGTGCTGATGACGGCGGCCGCCGAACACGGCGTCAATGCCGCGTACGGTGCCGCGGACTTCGTGCCGTCGACCGTGCGCCACGACGCGCAGGGCCGTCTCGTGATCGAGGAAGGTGAGCCGTACACGCACTTCCGGCTGTTTTCGCAGATCGCGATGTGGCAGGAGAACCTAGTCCCGATCCAGTCGGTCGTCTTCAAGCGCGAGCTCTATGAGCGTCACGGCGGCTTCGACGAATCGATGGACCAACTCGAGGACTGGCTGTTGTGGACGCGTTACGCGCTCGACGGAGATTTCCACGCGGTGCGCAAGACCACGTCACGCGCGCGCGTGCCGCAATCGCACGGACTCGCGGTGACGCGCCAGCACAAGCTGCATCAGAGCTACGAGCGCGTGGTCGAAATGCAGAAGTCTATGCGCATAACCTTGTCGCCGCGCGATGTCGTGGAGATGGTGGACGAGCAGGTGCGTTCCCAATCGCTCCTTTATATTTCCCGGCGCGGCGCAAGGCGCTTTGCCGCGAAATATCCAATATTGACGCGCGTATTCGGATCGCAATCCAGACTTTCGTTCATGCTGCGAACAGTTTCAAGAAGATTGAATCAATTTCGTCAGAAATAA